TGTGAATAGCACAAATCCGATGGAACATGATTTATTTCCAATTCGGATTAAGGCCACTTTCATATGTGGTCCAGACTATaatacatgtgtttgtgcaatGCTACCTCAGTGTGAACAGTTATATCGGAATTCATGCGTCGTTGATGTTACTGTACATTGACATTCTTCACAATTAATATAGCGCTGGCTGGCCTTCTAGTCACTCGGTTTGTATAAACATGAAAAACAGCTGCAATTTTCACACCCAAACAAAGAAATAGGACCTGGGCAATACAAATAAATTGAATATCAAGGCTTGCACTGTCAACAAAGGATACAGTGGTATGTGGCAAAAAGTAAATCAAGGAAACAACtttcttattttttcctttttgttaaATCATTCTTTTCTAAAAATGTTCTTCCACTTAGTGACCTTTTATAGGTCACAACTAAGACATGGCATGCAAAAGTAATGGGAGGTGTGCCATCCCAATCAGCATCCCTAGGTTCTTTTTCTGAATTTAGTCTTGTTTGGGCCGACCAAGCATCTTAACTGACAACAGATGTTGTTCAGGAGGGCTGGTCTGAGCGTTTGATCCCTGAGGCCATAAATGAGAGCACTTAGACACCTGGGAAATAGATTCAAACACAGAAAGATTATAATGGACAAACGCACCAGAGATTTTCTGTCCAATTGTCTTGCAAAGGCTGTGAGGATGATAGAATTGAGGGTGAAGGTTAGTATCAGGACCAACTGAAAGAAATGAAGTAAAACAGTTTTTCCTGCCTTTCTGACGGAAGCTTTGTCTGACGAGGCTGACCTGGCAACCAGAGTCACACCAACATAAGAGAATAAAATTGCAAGACccccaaataaaaacacaaaaccgGAATATGCTTCATCAAAATGTTTAGTCATAGGTGTCAGAAACAGTGCCTCTTTTGAGCAGAAGTCCTTCATTTTCTCATTCAATTCATAGTCAGGTCGCCAAACAACAAGTATTAACACCCGTATGACGATATTGAGAGAACAGACCGTCCACACAGCAGCAATGGCTGCTCCTGTGTTTCTGATGGTGACAAGGTCTGCATGTCTCAGAGGAAAGCACACAGCCACATATCTCTCCACAGACATCACTGCCAGAGTAAGAGGAGAGATCGAATCAACGTAAATAGAGAACATGGTAAGCAAACCACAAACAGACATTGTTAGCTTAAGTCTGCCTACAGCCAGTATGTACAATAACAAACTTAATGCAAGATGAGCAGTATCGGCAAAGAGCAGATTATACAACAGAATGTAACGGGATGTCTCACGAAAAACTGGCTTGCTCCTCAAGGTGTAAAGGAGAACACAGTTCAAGCATAGAAAAGTACAGCCTAACCCCACAGAGAAAGTGGTGTACAAAATATATTCTTGATTTTCTAGATATTGCAAACCATTGCTGACATTAGCCCTCAAATGTCCTGCACCTAGCCTTACCGCTGGAACAAAAAAGGCCATGAACAACAATGTtacaaatgataaaaaaaatatgaaaacattCATATGTTCCCTAAACAGACCAAAATCAACAATATCATGTAAAGAAGCTAAACGGTTTAAAGAGAGTCAACTGAAGTGGTGCTGCTCCAGCCCTGTGTGGTCTGGCATTTTGCCCTGCTCATCCTCCCTGTGTATAGATTGTCAATTATTTTAGAACATACGTCATCCAGGATGATGTAAATTTTTTTCTTATGAATATATTCAAGGGGGATGAGTATTATTTAGCAATACAAATTACATTAAATCACTATTTTCTATAAGACTATTCACATGGATTCAGGCAGACAAACAACCCCTACTTAACTTAAAATTGTAAGCCAAAGTAGACAATTCACATTGAATGGATGGTCGACAAAATGATATGTTATTTGTGGATATTTACCGATCCACTAATAAAGAATTTTTACTTGTTTCTTGTAAAATTATTAAAATGTGGATGCAAAATAGCATAGAGCTCTAGATGGCGATATGTGCACCTGTATATAGCGCTCTATCTCCACACCTATTTGAAATGCTCTATCATAGCTTAGTATTACAAATGAACACATGAAAACAAGTGttattagattattattattatgtaatttATGAACAAATTATTTAAACCGAAGAATATTGAATAACTTGAGTCCCTCAGAAATATTACAGGATAGAGGACTTGACGTAACGAAATACTCCACTTTCTCTTCCCCATTATTACTCTTACTTTAACCCAAATATGTCCATACTCAAGTGCGTCATTTGTTTTAATGGTTATTTCCTATTGCGATATCATCGCCTTCTTGATGCATGCTCTGATGCATTGGtgctcaaagtgcggcccgcagaaacattcctggcggcccgcaatgacatacagatgtaagtaaaaaaaaaatatatatatatatatatatatatatacacatttattttattttattattaggtcaatattaattaaaacaaaattaaataaatataaagaaaacTTCCGCCTTAAAAAATCTCCACACGTGTTCGGTATTCTCTGCTATACATTATATGACGCAACAAAGGGCTCTGTTCACACTGCACACCCTCATTCCCACTCCAAGGATAAACGGTCCTAATccagaaaaaaaatgtttgctcaTATGAACTCTTTTCTCAGAACAGTGCGAACAGCACAAATCCAGTGGTACTAAATTTATTTCCCATTCTGATTAAGGCGACTTTCATATGTGGTCCTGACTATAATACACCTCTGTGTTTTTGCAATGCTACCTCAGTGTGAACAGTTATATCGGAATTCACGTGTCGTTGGCGTTACTGTACATCGACATTCCTCACAATTAATATAGCGCTGGCTGGCCTTCCTGTCACTCGGCTTATACAAACATGAAAGACAGCTGCGATATTAACACCCAAACAAAGAAATCTGACCTttgcaataaaaacaaattgTGTATCAACGCTTTTAATGTCAACAAAGGATAAAGTGGCATGT
The Gadus morhua chromosome 7, gadMor3.0, whole genome shotgun sequence DNA segment above includes these coding regions:
- the LOC115547126 gene encoding odorant receptor 131-2-like codes for the protein MAFFVPAVRLGAGHLRANVSNGLQYLENQEYILYTTFSVGLGCTFLCLNCVLLYTLRSKPVFRETSRYILLYNLLFADTAHLALSLLLYILAVGRLKLTMSVCGLLTMFSIYVDSISPLTLAVMSVERYVAVCFPLRHADLVTIRNTGAAIAAVWTVCSLNIVIRVLILVVWRPDYELNEKMKDFCSKEALFLTPMTKHFDEAYSGFVFLFGGLAILFSYVGVTLVARSASSDKASVRKAGKTVLLHFFQLVLILTFTLNSIILTAFARQLDRKSLVRLSIIIFLCLNLFPRCLSALIYGLRDQTLRPALLNNICCQLRCLVGPNKTKFRKRT